A single genomic interval of Aegicerativicinus sediminis harbors:
- the leuD gene encoding 3-isopropylmalate dehydratase small subunit, producing the protein MEKFTTLISTAVPLEIENIDTDQIIPARFLKATDKQGFGDNAFRDWRFKKDGSLNPEFSLNNPKYDGSILVAGNNFGCGSSREHAAWALVGYGFKVVLSSFFADIFRGNALNNGLLPVQVSEGFLDNLFETIKKNPETELKVNLEDQTVSIIGTNKTESFDIDAYKKTCMINGYDDIDYLISQKSLIQRFENKKASNRHIETEVE; encoded by the coding sequence ATGGAAAAATTTACAACCTTAATATCAACTGCAGTTCCGTTAGAAATTGAAAACATCGACACGGATCAAATAATCCCGGCGCGTTTCTTAAAAGCCACAGATAAACAAGGGTTTGGTGACAATGCTTTTAGGGACTGGAGATTTAAGAAAGACGGAAGTCTTAATCCAGAATTTTCCTTAAACAATCCTAAGTACGATGGCAGCATATTAGTTGCTGGCAATAATTTTGGATGTGGATCTAGTAGGGAACATGCCGCTTGGGCTTTGGTTGGCTATGGTTTTAAGGTAGTTCTTAGCAGCTTTTTTGCTGATATTTTTAGAGGTAATGCCCTTAATAATGGATTGTTACCTGTTCAGGTTAGCGAAGGATTTCTTGATAATCTTTTTGAAACTATAAAGAAAAATCCGGAAACTGAATTAAAAGTGAATTTGGAAGATCAGACTGTTTCGATTATAGGAACTAACAAAACTGAAAGTTTTGATATTGATGCCTACAAAAAAACTTGTATGATTAATGGGTATGATGATATTGACTATTTAATAAGTCAAAAATCCCTAATCCAGCGGTTTGAAAATAAAAAAGCTTCCAATCGACATATAGAAACTGAAGTAGAATAA
- the leuB gene encoding 3-isopropylmalate dehydrogenase, producing MKLQIAVLAGDGIGPEVTNEAIKVLKSIATEFNHTFIFKSADVGAIAIDNHGDPLPESTLDLCKESDAVLFGAIGHPKYDNDPSAKVRPEQGLLKLRKSLGLYANIRPVKAYNSLLSKSPLKRDNIKDTDISIYRELTGGIYFGEKTLSEDGNHASDLCSYSKEEIERIAHLAFKAAQSRKNKVTLVDKANVLETSRLWRRVVTELAKEHYPDVELDFLFIDNAAMQMILNPKQFDVLLTENMFGDIISDEASVIGGSIGLLASASVGDKYSMFEPIHGSYPQATGKGIANPLASILSAAMLLDHFELYEEAELIREGVEKSLKLNITTPDLNARFNNITTQKVGDFIEDFIAHPKDSNLNFTNIHLGQSTII from the coding sequence ATGAAATTACAAATTGCAGTATTAGCAGGAGATGGAATTGGACCAGAGGTAACGAATGAGGCTATAAAGGTCCTAAAATCTATTGCCACAGAGTTTAATCATACATTTATTTTTAAAAGTGCTGATGTTGGAGCAATCGCCATTGACAATCATGGTGACCCCTTACCAGAATCTACATTAGATCTATGTAAGGAATCAGATGCTGTATTGTTTGGTGCCATAGGCCATCCTAAATATGACAATGATCCTTCAGCGAAGGTAAGGCCAGAGCAAGGGCTTCTAAAATTGCGCAAGTCTCTCGGGTTGTATGCAAACATTCGTCCGGTTAAAGCTTATAACAGCCTTTTAAGTAAATCTCCATTGAAACGTGATAATATTAAGGACACGGATATTAGTATTTATCGTGAGTTAACAGGAGGGATTTATTTTGGCGAAAAAACACTTTCAGAAGATGGCAACCATGCTTCTGATTTATGTTCTTATTCTAAGGAAGAAATTGAGCGTATTGCTCACTTAGCATTTAAAGCAGCTCAATCTAGAAAAAATAAGGTTACCTTGGTTGATAAGGCCAATGTTCTTGAAACTTCCCGATTATGGAGAAGAGTAGTCACTGAATTGGCCAAAGAGCATTATCCAGATGTGGAATTGGATTTTCTATTTATAGATAATGCAGCCATGCAGATGATACTTAATCCGAAACAATTTGATGTTTTGTTGACCGAGAATATGTTTGGAGACATTATTTCGGATGAGGCAAGTGTTATTGGAGGTTCAATTGGATTATTGGCATCAGCATCAGTGGGAGACAAATATTCAATGTTCGAACCTATCCACGGTTCCTATCCGCAAGCAACAGGGAAAGGCATCGCCAATCCATTGGCATCAATCCTTTCTGCTGCTATGTTATTAGATCATTTCGAGCTTTACGAAGAAGCTGAACTTATACGCGAGGGGGTTGAGAAATCACTTAAACTCAACATTACTACCCCCGATTTAAATGCGAGATTCAATAATATCACCACCCAAAAAGTTGGAGATTTTATTGAAGATTTTATTGCGCATCCTAAAGATTCAAACTTAAATTTCACTAACATTCATTTGGGTCAGTCAACTATTATTTAA